From Populus trichocarpa isolate Nisqually-1 chromosome 19, P.trichocarpa_v4.1, whole genome shotgun sequence, a single genomic window includes:
- the LOC7469870 gene encoding pyruvate kinase, cytosolic isozyme, whose translation MENVLGGQSLMVGEDKRTRKTKIVCTLGPQSRSVEMIERLLMAGMNVARFNFSHGTHAYHQETLDNLRTAMNNTGILCAVMLDTKGPEIRTGFLKDGKPVQLKQGMEILITTDYSLKGDENMICMSYMKLAEDVQPGSVILCSDGTISLTVLACDKDSGLVRCRCENSAVLGEKKNVNLPGVVVDLPTLTEKDKEDILKWGVPNKIDMIALSFVRKGSDLVEVRKLLGNDGKNILLMSKVENQEGVANFDDILANSDAFMVARGDLGMEIPIEKIFLAQKVMINKANIKGKPVVTATQMLESMIKSPRPTRAEATDVANAVLDGTDCVMLSGETAAGAYPELTVQTMSRICMEAENFIDYGHLFKTIMATAPMPMTPLESMASSAVKTANTIKAAFILVLTKGGTTAKLVSKYRPSMPILSMIVPEIRTDSFEGSCSDEAPARHSLIYRGLMPVMTSISGKVYHSESAEETIEMAFHYAKMKGLCKPGDSVVALHKIGTASVIKILRVQ comes from the exons ATGGAGAATGTTCTGGGTGGTCAAAGCTTGATGGTAGGGGAGGACAAGAGGACGAGAAAGACGAAGATAGTATGCACGTTAGGGCCACAGTCAAGGTCTGTTGAGATGATTGAGAGGCTTTTAATGGCTGGCATGAACGTTGCTCGCTTCAACTTTTCGCATGGAACTCATGCTTATCACCAAGAAACCCTTGATAATCTTAGGACTGCCATGAACAATACTGGCATTCTCTGTGCTGTCATGTTGGACACCAAG GGACCGGAAATTCGGACTGGATTCTTGAAGGATGGCAAGCCTGTGCAGCTCAAGCAGGGCATGGAGATACTTATCACTACTGATTATAGCTTAAAGGGTGATGAGAATATGATCTGTATGAGCTACATGAAGTTGGCTGAAGATGTTCAGCCAGGAAGTGTTATTTTGTGTTCTGATGGCACAATTTCACTAACAGTTTTGGCTTGTGACAAGGACTCGGGATTGGTCCGTTGTCGCTGTGAAAATTCTGCTGTTTTGGGTGAGAAGAAGAATGTCAATCTTCCTGGAGTTGTCGTCGATCTCCCTACCTTAACAGAGAAGGATAAGGAGGATATCCTGAAGTGGGGTGTCCCTAATAAGATTGACATGATCGCACTGTCCTTTGTTCGCAAAGGTTCAGATCTCGTGGAGGTCAGAAAGCTGCTAGGGAATGATGGAAAGAACATCCTTCTCATGTCAAAG GTTGAAAATCAAGAAGGAGTTGCTAATTTTGATGACATTCTTGCAAATTCTGATGCATTTATGGTTGCACGAGGTGACCTGGGAATGGAAATTCCAATTGAGAAAATATTCCTAGCTCAGAAAGTGATGATAAACAAGGCCAACATAAAAGGAAAGCCTGTAGTGACTGCTACTCAGATGTTGGAGTCCATGATCAAATCTCCAAGGCCTACTAGAGCTGAGGCTACGGATGTTGCCAATGCAGTTCTTGATGGTACTGATTGTGTGATGCTCAGTGGAGAAACTGCTGCTGGAGCCTACCCTGAGCTTACTGTTCAAACCATGTCTAGAATATGCATGGAGGCTGAGAACTTCATAGATTATGGGCATCTTTTCAAGACAATTATGGCAACTGCTCCTATGCCTATGACCCCATTAGAAAGTATGGCTTCTTCAGCAGTCAAGACAGCAAACACCATCAAAGCAGCATTTATTTTAGTCCTAACCAAGGGTGGAACCACAGCAAAGTTGGTGTCTAAGTACCGACCAAGCATGCCAATTTTGTCAATGATCGTTCCAGAGATTAGAACTGATTCCTTTGAGGGGTCATGCAGTGATGAAGCTCCAGCAAGGCATAGCCTTATTTACCGGGGTCTGATGCCTGTTATGACCTCAATATCAGGAAAGGTTTATCATAGTGAGTCAGCTGAAGAAACAATTGAGATGGCCTTCCATTATGCGAAGATGAAGGGACTGTGCAAGCCAGGAGACTCGGTTGTAGCATTGCATAAGATTGGTACTGCTTCTGTTATCAAGATCTTGCGAGTGCAGTGA
- the LOC7469869 gene encoding E3 ubiquitin-protein ligase SIRP1 isoform X1, whose amino-acid sequence MKLRDKKERTSLLFSLLSLYQPASFTISQQTANQEDKHHNHPLPLSTREREMEAEMVYQYWCHMCSQMVNPATEADIKCPFCDSGFLEEMGSTREVNNSGFNLGSEHVFSLWDTILLDLTDGLGTSGLRSTAQENISSPSSPYEDDELDFESLPRRRGRRSSSSVQSLLQDLNLGAENYENDRESTGSSILILVNPFNEEAIILQSPDDMNQAENPSQNVSSSFRDYLIGPGVDLLLHHLAESGPNRYGTPPANKEAVKAMPTVSINQNLQCSICLEEFEIGSEAKEMPCKHKFHGECIAPWLELHSSCPVCRFLMPSDDSKTEVSQSRSDADTMENNDARNTWVPISWPFDGLFPLSGSQIGGSSISAPSSTTMPGSTSFTDET is encoded by the exons atgaagttgagagataaaaaagagagaacatcattgcttttctctcttctttctctctaccAACCAGCTAGCTTCACTATTTCCCAACAAACAGCAAATCAAGAAGATAAACATCATAACCACCCACTTCCTCTATCCACAAG AGAAAGGGAGATGGAGGCTGAAATGGTGTATCAGTACTGGTGTCACATGTGTTCTCAGATGGTGAACCCGGCAACGGAAGCTGATATTAAATGCCCGTTTTGTGATAGTGGTTTTCTGGAAGAGATGGGCAGCACGAGAGAAGTCAATAACAGTGGCTTTAATTTAGGATCAGAACATGTGTTCTCTCTTTGGGATACAATCTTACTGGACCTTACGGATGGCCTAGGCACTTCTGGTTTGAGAAGTACAGCTCAAGAAAATATTAGCAGTCCCAGTTCACCATATGAAGATGATGAACTAGACTTTGAGTCTTTACCTCGGAGAAGGGGTAGAAGAAGCTCATCTTCAGTCCAGAGCTTACTTCAAGATCTTAATCTGGGAGCAGAGAATTATGAAAATGACAGAGAGAGCACTGGCAGCagcattttgattttggttaatCCTTTTAATGAAGAGGCAATAATTCTTCAGAGTCCCGATGATATGAACCAAGCTGAAAACCCAAGTCAAAACGTGTCAAGTTCTTTCCGGGACTACCTTATAGGACCTGGTGTGGATTTACTGCTACATCATTTGGCCGAGAGTGGTCCTAACCGTTACGGGACTCCTCCAGCAAATAAAGAAGCAGTTAAAGCAATGCCAACAGTTTCCATTAATCAGAATTTGCAGTGTTCAATATGCTTGGAAGAGTTTGAGATTGGATCTGAAGCAAAGGAAATGCCATGCAAACACAAATTCCATGGAGAGTGTATTGCTCCATGGCTGGAACTTCATAGTTCCTGCCCAGTTTGCAGGTTCCTAATGCCCTCAGATGATTCCAAGACTGAAGTAAGTCAGTCGAGAAGTGACGCAGACACAATGGAGAACAACGATGCTAGAAACACTTGGGTCCCTATCTCATGGCCTTTTGATGGTTTGTTTCCTTTATCAGGATCTCAAATTGGTGGGAGTTCTATTTCAGCACCCTCGTCGACTACCATGCCTGGAAGTACTTCCTTCACCGATGAAACTTGA
- the LOC7469869 gene encoding E3 ubiquitin-protein ligase SIRP1 isoform X2, producing MEAEMVYQYWCHMCSQMVNPATEADIKCPFCDSGFLEEMGSTREVNNSGFNLGSEHVFSLWDTILLDLTDGLGTSGLRSTAQENISSPSSPYEDDELDFESLPRRRGRRSSSSVQSLLQDLNLGAENYENDRESTGSSILILVNPFNEEAIILQSPDDMNQAENPSQNVSSSFRDYLIGPGVDLLLHHLAESGPNRYGTPPANKEAVKAMPTVSINQNLQCSICLEEFEIGSEAKEMPCKHKFHGECIAPWLELHSSCPVCRFLMPSDDSKTEVSQSRSDADTMENNDARNTWVPISWPFDGLFPLSGSQIGGSSISAPSSTTMPGSTSFTDET from the coding sequence ATGGAGGCTGAAATGGTGTATCAGTACTGGTGTCACATGTGTTCTCAGATGGTGAACCCGGCAACGGAAGCTGATATTAAATGCCCGTTTTGTGATAGTGGTTTTCTGGAAGAGATGGGCAGCACGAGAGAAGTCAATAACAGTGGCTTTAATTTAGGATCAGAACATGTGTTCTCTCTTTGGGATACAATCTTACTGGACCTTACGGATGGCCTAGGCACTTCTGGTTTGAGAAGTACAGCTCAAGAAAATATTAGCAGTCCCAGTTCACCATATGAAGATGATGAACTAGACTTTGAGTCTTTACCTCGGAGAAGGGGTAGAAGAAGCTCATCTTCAGTCCAGAGCTTACTTCAAGATCTTAATCTGGGAGCAGAGAATTATGAAAATGACAGAGAGAGCACTGGCAGCagcattttgattttggttaatCCTTTTAATGAAGAGGCAATAATTCTTCAGAGTCCCGATGATATGAACCAAGCTGAAAACCCAAGTCAAAACGTGTCAAGTTCTTTCCGGGACTACCTTATAGGACCTGGTGTGGATTTACTGCTACATCATTTGGCCGAGAGTGGTCCTAACCGTTACGGGACTCCTCCAGCAAATAAAGAAGCAGTTAAAGCAATGCCAACAGTTTCCATTAATCAGAATTTGCAGTGTTCAATATGCTTGGAAGAGTTTGAGATTGGATCTGAAGCAAAGGAAATGCCATGCAAACACAAATTCCATGGAGAGTGTATTGCTCCATGGCTGGAACTTCATAGTTCCTGCCCAGTTTGCAGGTTCCTAATGCCCTCAGATGATTCCAAGACTGAAGTAAGTCAGTCGAGAAGTGACGCAGACACAATGGAGAACAACGATGCTAGAAACACTTGGGTCCCTATCTCATGGCCTTTTGATGGTTTGTTTCCTTTATCAGGATCTCAAATTGGTGGGAGTTCTATTTCAGCACCCTCGTCGACTACCATGCCTGGAAGTACTTCCTTCACCGATGAAACTTGA